The window GTGCCAGTGGTAGGAGTCGGCCGTGTCGATCAGGGTCACCCCGGCGTCCAGGGCGGCGTGGATCACGGCGATCGCCCGGGCCTCGTCCGGTCGCCCCTCGACGGACAACGGCATGGCGCCCAGCCCCACCACGCCGACCTCGACGGTGCCGATCCGGCGCGTCCGCATCACGTGTCCTTCCGCGGGCCGACGGCCGCGGCGACGGCCTCGGGCAGCCAGTGCGCGGTCGTGGCGAAGTCGAACCCGAGCCGTTCGGCCCGGCCGTTGTCCATGGCGTAGTAGCGGTCGAAGGAGAACGGCGACGCCTGCCCGCCGTCGGCCGGCCGATAGTCCGGCCTCCGCCCGCATGCCGCCGCGATGAGGTCGCACAGGCCGCTCACGCCGAGCTCGCCGTGGGAGGAGGCGTTCACGGCTCCGGTGAACTCCGCGCCCGCCGCCCAGAACAGCACGTCGGCGATCTCCCGGTCGTGGGTGAACGAGGTGGGGAACGGCTCCCGGTGCACGGTCACCGGCCGGCCCGCCAGGATGTGCTCGACGTAGTGCTCCAGCCGGCCGGTGAAGTCCCTGGCCGCGATGCCGAGCACATGCGCGCTGCGCACGGTGGCGAACGCGAACGGGCTGTCCCGGGCGAGGACCGCCTCGGCCTGCCGCTTGCCCTCGGCGTAGCAGGTGGGTTCGTCGAGAACGCCCGCCATCCGCTCCGGGTCGTCCCAGGGCAGGTCGGCCTGGACCGGCCAGGAGGCGGGATCGACCGACTCCTCGGTGACCGGGACTCCCGGGACGGCCGGCGTGATCGACGCGGAGGTGGCCGGGTCGTACACCTCGATGGTGGAGGTCATCACGTACCGCGAGGTCCGACCGCCGAAGACCCGGCGGGCGATCGCGGCCTGGTGCGGCGTGTAGCAGACCTGGTCGATCACGACGTCGAACGTGCGCCCGGCGACCGCGGCGGCGAGACCCTCCTCGTCGCCGCGGTCGGCGACGAGGTGGGTGACACCGGCAGGCGGCGCCGCCGAGCCGCGGTTGACCACCGTGACGTCGGCGCCCGAGTCACGCAGCAGTTCGATCAGATGGAGCCCGAAGTAGCGGTTGCCCCCGATGACACATACGTCCTTCACGGCGTCGAGCCTGCCGGGCTAGGCTCGTTAGCAGAAGTGCTGACTTACTAAGCTGGCTGTTAGGAAAACTGTTGATCGACGTCAAGCGGCTGCGGATCCTGCGC is drawn from Nonomuraea muscovyensis and contains these coding sequences:
- a CDS encoding reductase, with the translated sequence MKDVCVIGGNRYFGLHLIELLRDSGADVTVVNRGSAAPPAGVTHLVADRGDEEGLAAAVAGRTFDVVIDQVCYTPHQAAIARRVFGGRTSRYVMTSTIEVYDPATSASITPAVPGVPVTEESVDPASWPVQADLPWDDPERMAGVLDEPTCYAEGKRQAEAVLARDSPFAFATVRSAHVLGIAARDFTGRLEHYVEHILAGRPVTVHREPFPTSFTHDREIADVLFWAAGAEFTGAVNASSHGELGVSGLCDLIAAACGRRPDYRPADGGQASPFSFDRYYAMDNGRAERLGFDFATTAHWLPEAVAAAVGPRKDT